A region of the Pantoea alfalfae genome:
AAGCCTTTTGGCGCGCGTTCGCTGGTAGCGCCCATGATCACAATCAGGAAGATAGCCGTCATCACTACCTCAGTGATCATGCCTGCCTGCAAACTGAAGCCACCCGGTGAGTGTTCACCGTAGCCGTTCGCCGCAAAGCCGCTGGCCGCTGCGCTGAAGTCGCCTTTACCGCTGGCGATCAGATAAAGCACCGCGCCAGCCGCAATGCCGCCCACCAGTTGCGCGATGATGTAAGGAATGGCCTGCGAGGCGGAGAAACGTCCGCCTGCCACTAATCCCAGGGTAACTGCCGGATTAAAGTGACCGCCTGAGATGTGACCGACCGCATACGCCATGACCAGCACGCTCAGCCCGAAAGCCAGCGCCACGCCCATGAAGCCAATGCCCAGTTCCGGGAACGCCGCTGACAGTACGGCACTACCACAACCGCCTGCGACCAGTACAAAAGTCCCCAGCGCCTCTGCGACTAACCTTTTCATGATATTTCCTAACTTTAGGTGAATGGATTCAGCGGCGGGATTATAAATCTGAGGAAAGGGAGCGCAACGCCGGTACACGAAATGCGCAAAGAAAGGGGTTGCCATTTGGCAATAGTGGCAATAAGCCTTTGTATTGATGGAACTGTCTGGAAGAAGCAAACCACAGGGAGATCAGGACGAACTGAACCTTTTTTGCCACTGTTCAGGCCGCGCAGACGCGGCCTGAACAGCAGATAAATTTACTCGAACAAATTGCGGTGCAGCGTACGGACTACGCTTTCCGCATCATTGCCCGGCACCAGGAAGCAGAGATTGTAGCTGCTGGCACCATAGCAAATCATCCGCAGGTTGAACGGATCGAGCACACCAAACACCTCTTTGCCAACACCACACGCTTTTGACAGCTCATTGCCGATAATCGCCACCAGCGCCAGATCTTCCTCCACTTCTACCCGGCACAGCGACGAGAGTTCAGTCAGCAACGCCTGGGTCAGCAGACTGGCACTGGTTGAGGTCGAGCCGGTGGTGTCCAGCGTCAGCGCCACACTGACTTCGGAGGTAGTTATCAGGTCAACGGAGACGTTATGACGCGCCAGAATGTTAAACAGTTCGGCGAGGAAACCAAACGTATGCAGCATGTTAAGGCTGTGCAGCGTTAACAGCGTCTGCTTACGGCGTAACGCCAGCGCCCGGAACAGCGGCGGGTTGCGGGTTTCGTTGCAGACGCGGGTGCCGCCCGCTGCCGGATCCCTGCTGGATCCGACGAAGACCGGAATACCCCGGCGCACGGCGGGCAGCAGCGTCGCCGGATGCAGGACTTTTGCACCAAACGTCGCCATTTCAGCGGCTTCTTCAAAGGTGATTTCATCAATACGCTTCGCCGTCGGCACCACGCGTGGATCGGTGGTATAGATACCCGGCACATCCGTCCAGATATCGACGCGCGCCGCGTTCAGCGCTTCGCCCAGCAGCGCGGCGGTATAATCACTGCCGCCACGCCCTAAGGTGGTGGTGCGCCCTTCGCTTTCGCTGCCAATGAAGCCCTGAGTTATCACCAGCGCCTGCGCGATACGTGGGTGTAACTGCGCCGTCGCCTGCTCCGCCAGCACCTGAACATCCGGGACTGCCCGGCCAAAATGATCGTCGGTGCGCATCACTTTGCGAACATCAAACCACTCTGCATTCACCTGACGTTCACGCAGAATTTCAACAAACAGCAGTGAAGACATCAGCTCGCCGTGGCTGACCAGTTCATCGGTCAGGGCATTTGAGGTGGCGAGTGACGCCGCTTCTGAGAGCATGCTGATATTGTCGATCATCCGATCAATTTCATCGCGGATCACGTCCGGACGCTGCAGGCGATCGACAATGGCGTACTGGATACGGCGGATATCATCAAGCAGAGCAGCGCGCTGGGGTGCCTGCTGGCCTTCAGCCAGCGCAACCAGAAGATTGGTAATGCCTGCCGAGGCAGAGAGCACTACCAGACGCGTGCTGGCGTCCTGCAACACCACATCGGCGCTGCGGTTCATCGCTTCAAAATCGGCTACGCTGGTGCCGCCAAATTTTGCCACTATCAGAGTTTGAGACATGTAGGACCTCGTGTCAGGTTATCTTGTTCTCGCCGATGAAAGGGTCGAGAAACATGCTTTCAGCCAGGCACAAGGAAAGAGCAGAAACGGGCGGACAAGATCGGATAGACGAGTCACCCAGAAGCGCCCCACCTTGCAAAACGTCGACTGCAGACGTTTCTGGTGACAACCCAGAGGATTCAGCCCCTGTAGCCGACAGGCAGCACACCGCGTGCTGACCCACCTCGGCGTCGCTCCCCATGATGTGTTTTCACCGGATACGGTTCCTCCAACACACTGCCTGGGCGACGCGCCTCTTCTGGCTTGCACACAGGTGCGCAAGTAGGCGCATAGATCTAGCCTTTTCTGGACCTGCTGTCAATGTCAGCGATGGCCGCAGAGCCGCATCAGAAAACAAATTGCCCTGCGCCGCAGCGGCTACAGTGCTTAATGGGTTCAGCCCCTGCAACAATCCCTGACACGGCACAACGTTTTGCGCAGACTTTCGCGTCACACTTTAGCGCGTGATACTGCTGCCATCCTCAGGCTGTTCGCGCCAGTGAATGCTGACGACAGACCGCAGCGTTTACCTCGTCTGCGCGGCGTGCGCTGACAAAATTTTTCCTTTCAGTTACAAGTGTGGTCATACTGAAACGCTAAACGGGCATGATGTGCCTCCGATGGAATGACGGTTCTTAATATCAACAAGAGTGTTGCCATGAAAAATATCAATCCGACACAAACCGCAGCCTGGAAAGCGCTGCAACAGCATTTTGAGCAGATGAAATCGGTAGAAATTGCCGATCTGTTCGCCCAGGATGCCGATCGTTTTGCCAAATTCTCTGCCACCTTTGATGATCAGATGCTGGTGGATTTCTCCAAAAACCGCATCACCCAGGAAACCCTCGATAAGTTACAGGCGCTGGCTAAAGAGACCGATCTCAGCGGTGCCATTAAGTCTATGTTCTCGGGTGAGAAGATTAACCGTACCGAAGATCGTGCGGTGCTGCACGTCGCACTGCGTAACCGGAGTAACACGCCGATTCTGGTGGATGGCAAAGATGTGATGCCAGAGGTCAACGCTGTGCTGGACAAGATGAAAGGCTTCTCAGAGCGCATCATCAGCGGCGAATGGAAAGGCTATACCGGTAAAGCGATCACCGACGTAGTGAACATCGGTATCGGCGGCTCCGATCTTGGCCCGTTTATGGTGACGGAAGCGCTGCGCCCGTACAAAAACCATCTGAACATGCATTTTGTCTCTAACGTAGACGGCACCCACATCGCCGAAACGCTGAAAGATCTCAGCCCGGAAACCACCCTGTTCCTGGTCGCATCGAAGACCTTCACCACCCAGGAAACCATGACCAACGCCCACAGTGCGCGCGACTGGTTCCTGAAAACCGCAGGCGATCAACAGCACGTAGCGAAACACTTTGCTGCCCTGTCGACTAACGCCAAAGCGGTGGGTGAATTCGGTATCGACACCAATAACATGTTTGAATTCTGGGACTGGGTTGGCGGCCGCTATTCACTGTGGTCAGCGATCGGCCTGTCGATCATTCTCTCGATTGGTTTCGATAACTTCGGGCAACTGCTGAGCGGCGCACATGCCATGGACCAGCACTTCGCCTCTACCCCGGCGGAGCAGAACCTGCCGGTGCTGCTGGCGCTGATTGGCATCTGGTATAACAATTTCTTTGGTGCCGAAACCGAAGCGATTCTGCCTTACGACCAGTACATGCACCGCTTTGCCGCCTATTTCCAGCAGGGAAATATGGAGTCAAACGGCAAGTATGTGGATCGCGACGGTCATCCGGTGGACTACCAGACTGGCCCTATTATCTGGGGCGAACCTGGCACCAACGGTCAGCACGCGTTTTATCAGCTGATCCATCAGGGGACCAAACTGGTTCCGTGTGACTTCATTGCCCCGGCGATTACTCATAACGCGCTGGCGGACCACCATCCGAAGCTGCTCTCTAACTTCTTTGCCCAGACCGAAGCGCTGGCGTTTGGTAAGTCACGCGACGTCGTGGAGAAAGAGTTTACCGATGCCGGCAAATCGGCAGAATCTGTAGCCCACATTGTGCCGTTCAAGGTGTTTGAAGGTAATCGCCCGACTAACTCCATTCTGCTGCGTGAAATTACGCCGTACAGCCTGGGTGCGCTGATTGCGTTGTACGAGCACAAAATCTTCACGCAGGGTGCCATCCTGAATATCTTCACCTTCGATCAGTGGGGTGTGGAGTTAGGTAAGCAGCTGGCGAACCGTATTCTGCCGGAACTGGAAAATGAGGACGAAATTACCTCTCATGACAGTTCCACTAATGCCTTAATTAACCGCTATAAATCCTGGCGTTAATCGGCGTTAATTTCATCGGGCGGCAACGTTGCCGCCCTTTTTTTGTCTCTTTTTCCATCCAGGTGGCCTGATTATCGATTTTTTCATTCACGCCAGTGCGGGAAAAGTCTTAAAATACCCTAAGATAATTCTGAACATCTGGCGATAAAACAGTGTGATATCCAGTATAAAATGGACCTGAAAACTAACGGACAACAGGGTTAGCTATTGATTTATAGCCATATTTAATTTAAGCCCTTATGAGTAAATTCTGATTATTCTTATTCCGTACCAGATATAACTAAAAAAGAACATTCCGCTTTGCATTCGCCTTACCTGTAGCGAAATATAGGGTATCAACCAGAAAACCTCCGATTTAAAAAGTAGTTATCCCCAATTCAGCTGATTAAATCACGCAATTGCCCCGCTATTTACCCTGGTTTTTATGGCACTGAACTCTGATATTTTGTTGCCCTATAATGAACGCGCCCGCAATGGGACTGTCCGTCGCTTTGGCTGCAGCCTGTCTGTATTGCCCTTGTCGCCGGTCAGAGATCCTTCATTCACTCAATGCAGGAAACGTTGTTATGAAAAAAACTATGGTTGCCGGTGCAGCCCTGATCCTCGTTGCCGCTTCTTCCAGCGCATTTGCTGCGCCGCAGGAAGCAGGTGAAGCAGGTACTGCAGCTGGCGCGCAGGCGGGAGCAATCTCTGCTGGCACGTCCACGGCTGTCGGTGTCGGCGCACTTGGCGCGCTGGTCGGGCTCGGCATTGCTGCTTCTGGCGGTGGTGACGGTGCAAATACCGGTACAACAACCACGACCACGACGAGCACCACTCGTTGATGGATGCCCGTCTCCCGTCTGATTGCTGATTTACAGCAAACGGGCTGCGGCTGAAACACTGACTTCGGTAAGTGATGACGCTAAGCCACGTAACCTGTATCTCTGCAGCCAGCCGTGACGGGCAGAGCACCTTTAAACATAACCACACGCCTGTGTGGTTATTTTTTACTTTGGCATGACTTATCAGGGACACACAGTGCGCCGACTTCCTCTGCTGCTCGCTTGCCTGCTGCTGCAGGCCTGTACACAAACGCAAAAAGGTCTTGAACAGACTTTGCTGCTCGCGGTTAACGGTCCGGATGACGTGACCGTCACCGATCAACAGGTCAACAATCTTCCCTATGCCAGTCTCTATGCTCGTCTGAATGAGGGTCCGCGCATTTTTGTGGTGCTGGGCTACAACGAGAAGGGGCAGCAGAAATGGGTTACGCAGGATCAGGCGATGCTGGTGACACAGCACGGCCGCCTGGTTAAAACCCTGGGCTTACCGGATAACCTGCTGAGCGTCAGCAATCTGCAACAGGATCCGCTTGCTGACAGCCTGCATATCAGCAATGGCGCAGGCTGGACCCGCATTGTGCAGTGGACCGAGCAGGGCAAGGTTCGCGGCGCGACCGTGCGCTCCACCTTCCAGCGTGGCACCGACGAAGTGCTGACCGTGGCGGGCAACCGCATTCCGTGCCGTGTCTGGCATGAGCAGGTAAGCATCGACAGCAGTAACCGCGAGTGGGAGAACACCTTCTGGATCGACAACAGCAGTGGTGATGTGGTGCAGGCCCATCAGATGCTGGCGGCCGATGCCTTCCCTGTCGATATCACTATTCTGAAGCCGGCGAAATCATGAAAAAAATCACTATTTTGCTGGCCGGGCTGAGCCTGTTCAGCGCCGCAGAAGCGCAGGCGACTGCGCAGGTTATCGTTCATGCTCCGCACAACGGCGGTCAGGCTGAGCTGAGCCAGATCGCGGATCTGTCACAGCTGGTGACACTGCCTCCGCTGCAGACCAACACGGACTGGCGCCGTACCGTTATTGCCGAGCGCGGTGCCAGCGCCGTCGCACAGCAGCAATATCAACAGACGCTGGGCGCGTTACGTGCCTGGCGTGCTGACAGCAGTGGCGATAGGGCGGCGGCCATTGCTGAGGTCATCCGCCAGCTGAGCGCCATCAACGTGACAGGTCGCCAGTTCACCCCGCTTGACCCGGACTGGATCCGTCTCCATCCGGCGGACAACCGTCGGCTGGAAGGTAGCTATGACCTCTGGCTGCAGGCGCCATCCGATTCAGTGCTGCTGCTCGGC
Encoded here:
- the aqpZ gene encoding aquaporin Z, giving the protein MKRLVAEALGTFVLVAGGCGSAVLSAAFPELGIGFMGVALAFGLSVLVMAYAVGHISGGHFNPAVTLGLVAGGRFSASQAIPYIIAQLVGGIAAGAVLYLIASGKGDFSAAASGFAANGYGEHSPGGFSLQAGMITEVVMTAIFLIVIMGATSERAPKGFAPIAIGLALTLIHLISIPVTNTSVNPARSTAAALFQGDWAISQLWMFWLMPIIGAVVGGLIYRGLEEKAA
- a CDS encoding YjbF family lipoprotein — its product is MRRLPLLLACLLLQACTQTQKGLEQTLLLAVNGPDDVTVTDQQVNNLPYASLYARLNEGPRIFVVLGYNEKGQQKWVTQDQAMLVTQHGRLVKTLGLPDNLLSVSNLQQDPLADSLHISNGAGWTRIVQWTEQGKVRGATVRSTFQRGTDEVLTVAGNRIPCRVWHEQVSIDSSNREWENTFWIDNSSGDVVQAHQMLAADAFPVDITILKPAKS
- a CDS encoding capsule biosynthesis GfcC family protein — protein: MKKITILLAGLSLFSAAEAQATAQVIVHAPHNGGQAELSQIADLSQLVTLPPLQTNTDWRRTVIAERGASAVAQQQYQQTLGALRAWRADSSGDRAAAIAEVIRQLSAINVTGRQFTPLDPDWIRLHPADNRRLEGSYDLWLQAPSDSVLLLGALSGAGKVSWQPGKSVRDYLEGHPSLSGAERNFVTVIAPSGATQQVPVAYWNHRHAEVEPGSVIWLGFSSWSLPGSYEDLNDRILSVLTHRIPD
- the lysC gene encoding lysine-sensitive aspartokinase 3, coding for MSQTLIVAKFGGTSVADFEAMNRSADVVLQDASTRLVVLSASAGITNLLVALAEGQQAPQRAALLDDIRRIQYAIVDRLQRPDVIRDEIDRMIDNISMLSEAASLATSNALTDELVSHGELMSSLLFVEILRERQVNAEWFDVRKVMRTDDHFGRAVPDVQVLAEQATAQLHPRIAQALVITQGFIGSESEGRTTTLGRGGSDYTAALLGEALNAARVDIWTDVPGIYTTDPRVVPTAKRIDEITFEEAAEMATFGAKVLHPATLLPAVRRGIPVFVGSSRDPAAGGTRVCNETRNPPLFRALALRRKQTLLTLHSLNMLHTFGFLAELFNILARHNVSVDLITTSEVSVALTLDTTGSTSTSASLLTQALLTELSSLCRVEVEEDLALVAIIGNELSKACGVGKEVFGVLDPFNLRMICYGASSYNLCFLVPGNDAESVVRTLHRNLFE
- the pgi gene encoding glucose-6-phosphate isomerase encodes the protein MKNINPTQTAAWKALQQHFEQMKSVEIADLFAQDADRFAKFSATFDDQMLVDFSKNRITQETLDKLQALAKETDLSGAIKSMFSGEKINRTEDRAVLHVALRNRSNTPILVDGKDVMPEVNAVLDKMKGFSERIISGEWKGYTGKAITDVVNIGIGGSDLGPFMVTEALRPYKNHLNMHFVSNVDGTHIAETLKDLSPETTLFLVASKTFTTQETMTNAHSARDWFLKTAGDQQHVAKHFAALSTNAKAVGEFGIDTNNMFEFWDWVGGRYSLWSAIGLSIILSIGFDNFGQLLSGAHAMDQHFASTPAEQNLPVLLALIGIWYNNFFGAETEAILPYDQYMHRFAAYFQQGNMESNGKYVDRDGHPVDYQTGPIIWGEPGTNGQHAFYQLIHQGTKLVPCDFIAPAITHNALADHHPKLLSNFFAQTEALAFGKSRDVVEKEFTDAGKSAESVAHIVPFKVFEGNRPTNSILLREITPYSLGALIALYEHKIFTQGAILNIFTFDQWGVELGKQLANRILPELENEDEITSHDSSTNALINRYKSWR
- the yjbE gene encoding exopolysaccharide production protein YjbE; its protein translation is MKKTMVAGAALILVAASSSAFAAPQEAGEAGTAAGAQAGAISAGTSTAVGVGALGALVGLGIAASGGGDGANTGTTTTTTTSTTR